From the Halorhabdus utahensis DSM 12940 genome, one window contains:
- a CDS encoding MMPL family transporter, giving the protein MSLTDRVVDAITDHTKAAIAVMLVLTVLIGAGAAEVEQTSSLDQFQSDTPEAEDLDYIERNFSTGPDNTTTAQIIVRGENVLSNSTLIETLEYQQTLKDNSTVGPTLSGASPTAGVANAIATAAIQRERGAELQATLAEFQTLNATVQEQRQQLQAERTALQQNRTEFNQSRRQLETRAQRLNATAESLQSALTTLRQDPSASVRDQFDAVAQNTPVTLNETHYVTFRTAAQNLRNATDQESIQAAYELGTRGVLSAQYQALGEREQSLRAWGEALQQRGTALQEQGASLRQQGERLEELGAQLQEQRAALENVSAISLDEQIAQLQSMNATELESTIELVLGGENGGGNGVLGLMSSEYEQGSTTAEATMLLVTQRTDSAVAPGGTVSDRIVDSQLAMQDLGGDFDEEYLVFGSGLITDEINRSMTDSMLIVGPLALIFVLAALAIGYRDILDIVLGLFGIGAVLIWTFGFMGWADISFNQIFIAVPVLLIGLSIDYAIHIFMRHRERRNDADRGPREAMRVALGGVGVALTLVTATTVIGFLSNLTSPVPPIQDFGIVSSVGIVAALLVFGVLIPALKVELDEVLEGFGIDRRKRAIGTGGGRLSQLLKVGSIGARKAPYIIIVLAVLLSVGGAYAGTQVDTSFAQEDFLAEDPPGWMEELPEPFKPGEYTAKNNLQYVNDRFVREDSQAQLLIRDDVATADGTEQLAEARETIAEKDVTQKLPGGQPDVQSPLSVIEAVAAQNETFNATLSAADTDNDRVPDENVAGVYDTLYDVAPQQAQAVLYRDDGEYAAARIVVTIQGTASSTDVTDQMRSVADSLSANGLETSATGQTIIFEIVQNQLLETVIQSLLITLVAVFAFLMVVYRISDGSATLGFVTLLPVVLSVAWILGTMYAFGIPFNVMTGMITSLTVGLGVAYSIHLSERYNQELEETGSAFEALDRAVTGTGGALLGSAATTVGGFGVLVFAILPPLQQFGLITGLTIIYAFLASVLVLPSLLVVWTRLFGPEDVFGGGESSDDADDADGDSGTMDTADTDPASASRTLAPSHQAPGGTVAVTLSVDNPADRLAVRERLPGSELAVYSVTPEPTEFVGQGSTLFLAFEGVEDRIVIEYDATIAADTTDGSTLSFDGTVFVDGETIPIDGPDSVTVETDIVERVVSRDEVSDDDLRLAADHFATGQLTDAEFEAVCERWVETDPA; this is encoded by the coding sequence ATGAGTCTGACGGACAGGGTCGTCGACGCGATCACCGACCACACGAAGGCAGCGATCGCGGTGATGCTCGTTCTGACTGTGCTTATCGGGGCGGGGGCCGCTGAAGTCGAGCAGACGTCCTCGCTCGACCAGTTCCAGTCAGACACACCAGAAGCGGAGGATCTCGATTACATCGAGCGAAACTTCTCAACAGGACCGGACAACACGACCACCGCGCAGATCATCGTTCGTGGTGAGAACGTCCTCAGCAACAGTACACTGATCGAGACGCTAGAGTATCAACAAACACTCAAGGACAATTCGACTGTCGGTCCAACCCTGTCCGGAGCGTCGCCGACAGCCGGCGTCGCTAACGCGATCGCGACGGCGGCGATCCAGCGCGAGCGCGGGGCCGAGTTACAGGCCACGCTCGCTGAATTCCAGACGCTGAACGCGACCGTCCAGGAGCAACGGCAACAACTTCAGGCCGAACGTACCGCGCTCCAGCAAAACCGGACCGAGTTCAATCAGTCGCGCCGCCAACTCGAAACACGGGCCCAGCGGCTTAATGCTACGGCCGAGAGCCTCCAAAGCGCGCTCACAACACTCCGCCAGGACCCGTCGGCGAGTGTCCGCGATCAGTTCGATGCCGTCGCACAGAACACACCGGTCACGCTCAACGAGACGCACTACGTCACCTTCCGGACAGCGGCTCAGAACCTCCGGAATGCAACCGACCAGGAGTCCATTCAGGCCGCTTACGAACTCGGCACCCGGGGCGTGCTTTCGGCGCAATATCAGGCCCTCGGTGAACGAGAGCAGTCCCTCCGTGCCTGGGGAGAGGCACTCCAGCAACGGGGAACCGCCTTACAAGAGCAAGGTGCGTCACTTCGTCAGCAAGGAGAACGCCTCGAGGAACTCGGCGCGCAACTCCAGGAACAGCGTGCAGCCCTCGAGAACGTCTCCGCGATCAGCCTCGACGAACAGATCGCCCAACTGCAGTCGATGAACGCCACCGAGCTCGAATCGACGATCGAACTCGTCCTTGGTGGCGAGAACGGCGGCGGGAACGGCGTCCTGGGGCTCATGTCCTCGGAGTACGAGCAGGGATCGACGACCGCCGAGGCGACGATGCTGCTGGTCACCCAGCGGACCGACAGCGCTGTCGCGCCCGGCGGGACTGTCTCCGACCGGATCGTCGACTCCCAGCTTGCGATGCAGGACCTCGGTGGGGACTTCGACGAGGAGTATCTGGTCTTCGGGAGCGGGTTGATCACCGACGAGATCAACCGCTCGATGACCGACAGCATGCTGATCGTCGGTCCGCTCGCGCTGATCTTCGTTCTGGCAGCGCTGGCGATCGGGTACCGTGACATTCTCGACATCGTACTCGGTCTATTCGGTATCGGTGCGGTCCTGATCTGGACGTTCGGGTTCATGGGCTGGGCCGACATCAGCTTCAACCAGATCTTCATCGCCGTGCCCGTACTGTTGATCGGGCTCTCGATCGACTACGCGATCCACATCTTCATGCGCCATCGCGAGCGACGCAACGACGCGGACCGCGGTCCACGCGAGGCGATGCGGGTCGCTCTCGGCGGCGTCGGGGTCGCGCTCACGCTGGTGACCGCGACGACAGTCATCGGCTTCCTCTCGAACCTGACGAGCCCGGTCCCCCCGATTCAGGACTTCGGTATCGTGAGCTCCGTCGGAATCGTGGCTGCGCTGTTGGTCTTTGGCGTGTTGATCCCGGCGCTCAAAGTCGAACTCGACGAGGTTCTCGAAGGCTTCGGGATCGACCGCCGCAAGCGAGCGATCGGAACCGGTGGCGGCCGACTCAGTCAACTACTCAAAGTCGGATCGATCGGCGCACGGAAGGCCCCGTACATCATTATCGTCCTCGCCGTGTTGCTCTCGGTCGGCGGTGCCTACGCAGGGACACAGGTCGACACGAGCTTTGCTCAGGAAGACTTCCTCGCCGAGGATCCACCGGGATGGATGGAAGAGCTTCCCGAGCCGTTCAAACCCGGTGAATACACCGCAAAGAACAATCTCCAGTACGTCAACGACCGATTCGTCCGGGAAGACTCACAGGCCCAGTTGCTGATACGCGATGATGTCGCGACAGCCGACGGGACTGAACAACTGGCCGAGGCACGTGAGACGATCGCCGAGAAGGACGTCACTCAGAAACTCCCCGGCGGTCAACCCGATGTGCAGTCACCGCTGTCGGTAATAGAGGCCGTTGCCGCCCAAAACGAGACGTTCAATGCGACGTTATCCGCTGCGGACACCGACAATGACCGCGTCCCGGACGAGAACGTCGCCGGCGTCTACGATACGCTCTATGACGTCGCCCCCCAGCAGGCCCAGGCAGTCCTCTATCGGGACGACGGGGAGTACGCGGCTGCCCGGATCGTCGTGACGATACAGGGGACCGCATCGAGTACTGACGTGACCGACCAGATGCGGTCGGTCGCTGATTCGCTCTCGGCAAACGGGTTGGAAACGTCGGCGACGGGTCAGACGATCATCTTCGAAATCGTCCAGAATCAGCTCCTGGAGACGGTGATCCAGAGTCTGTTGATCACGCTCGTGGCCGTCTTCGCGTTCCTGATGGTCGTCTATCGGATCAGTGATGGCAGTGCGACCCTCGGGTTCGTGACGCTGCTCCCGGTCGTCCTCAGCGTGGCGTGGATCCTCGGGACGATGTACGCCTTCGGCATCCCTTTCAACGTGATGACGGGGATGATCACGAGCCTGACTGTCGGGCTCGGGGTCGCCTACAGTATCCACCTCAGCGAACGATACAACCAGGAGCTCGAAGAAACCGGTTCGGCCTTCGAAGCGCTTGATCGGGCAGTCACCGGGACCGGCGGGGCACTGCTGGGTAGTGCCGCAACGACAGTCGGTGGGTTTGGCGTCCTCGTGTTCGCCATCCTGCCGCCGCTCCAGCAGTTCGGGCTGATCACCGGCCTGACGATCATCTATGCGTTCCTCGCGAGCGTCCTCGTCCTCCCGAGCCTGCTCGTGGTCTGGACGCGCCTGTTCGGCCCCGAAGACGTGTTCGGCGGCGGCGAGTCGTCGGACGACGCTGACGATGCTGACGGCGACAGCGGGACGATGGACACGGCCGATACCGACCCAGCGAGTGCCAGCCGCACACTCGCACCCAGCCACCAGGCTCCGGGCGGGACCGTCGCAGTGACACTCAGTGTCGACAACCCGGCCGATCGACTCGCCGTACGGGAGCGATTGCCCGGCAGCGAGCTCGCAGTGTACTCCGTGACACCCGAGCCGACGGAGTTCGTCGGGCAAGGTTCGACGCTGTTTTTGGCCTTCGAGGGCGTCGAGGACCGGATCGTTATCGAATACGACGCGACGATCGCCGCGGACACCACCGACGGGAGCACGCTGTCGTTCGACGGGACGGTGTTCGTCGATGGCGAAACCATCCCGATCGACGGGCCTGATTCCGTCACAGTGGAGACTGACATCGTCGAGCGTGTGGTATCCAGGGACGAGGTCTCCGACGACGACCTTCGCCTCGCCGCCGATCACTTCGCGACCGGCCAGCTCACCGACGCTGAGTTCGAAGCCGTCTGTGAGCGGTGGGTCGAGACGGATCCAGCGTGA
- a CDS encoding TetR/AcrR family transcriptional regulator: protein MTEWFDSVESTDEAIMAATYRALCTHGYAGTTISRIGEEFEKSQSLLYYHYDDKDDLLADFLTYLLDRLEAELSDCQATAPRECLTSLLEKLAPRDPGEERRQFFQALLEMRAQTAHKPAYRDQFERSDAVIVVEFTETIEAGIEQGVFADVDAERAAEFIYSTLYGALDRSVSLDRWDPLDRTRQELDRYLESHLLAAGPGA, encoded by the coding sequence ATGACTGAATGGTTCGACTCGGTCGAGTCGACCGATGAAGCGATCATGGCGGCAACCTACCGGGCACTCTGTACGCATGGCTACGCCGGGACGACGATCTCACGGATCGGCGAGGAATTCGAGAAGAGCCAGTCACTGCTGTACTATCACTACGACGATAAGGACGACTTGCTGGCGGACTTTCTGACCTATCTGCTCGACCGACTCGAAGCCGAGTTATCGGATTGCCAGGCTACTGCTCCTCGGGAGTGTCTCACGTCACTCCTCGAGAAGCTAGCGCCACGCGACCCGGGCGAAGAGCGTCGACAGTTCTTTCAGGCGCTGCTCGAGATGCGCGCCCAGACAGCCCACAAACCCGCCTATCGAGATCAATTCGAACGCTCCGATGCAGTCATCGTGGTCGAATTCACCGAGACGATCGAGGCGGGCATCGAACAGGGCGTCTTCGCCGATGTCGACGCAGAACGGGCGGCAGAGTTCATCTATTCGACGCTGTACGGTGCGCTCGATCGGTCCGTCTCGCTGGACCGGTGGGATCCGCTCGATCGGACCCGCCAGGAACTGGATCGGTACCTCGAATCCCATCTGCTTGCCGCCGGACCGGGCGCGTGA
- the leuS gene encoding leucine--tRNA ligase, which translates to MAHRDRYSSQAVQDIWQFEWDRKDVYTCPADTEDPTYVLGMFPYTSGNLHMGHVRNYAITDAYARYRRMCGDEVLQPMGWDAFGLPAENAAERQLSDPQSWTDTCIEDMREEMEAMGFGYDWNREFTTSDPEYYQWNQWFFERFYEEGLVEYEAAAVNWCPNCETVLADAQVESVDDDEDDHDRDGVGGPISSQGVCWRCETPVETRELDQWFFSITDYAEELLDGLDDLEGWPESVREIQRNWIGKQEGASVTFDVPEDGDIEAFTTRLDTLYGATFLAISPGHDLARDLATDIDRVDAYLDGTRGRSDAERRSTASGVDTGVRAIHPLTGEELPVYVAEYVLDNVGTGAVMGVPAHNERDHAFASEHDLAITPVVRPSNSAEHDFSATAYTGEGTLENSGEYGGLDTERAREQLLADLECAESSVTYRLRDWLISRQRYWGTPIPVVHCEECGPVLVPEEELPVELPEYEPTAGNPLAENEAFVETTCPECGAAARRETDTMDTFVDSSWYYLRFLTADHGDAPFDTAQADEWLPVDVYVGGEEHAVLHLLYIRFFAHVLADLGLLDEPEPVQRLVNQGTVLHGGEKMSTAKGNVITPHEYGPETTRLFVLGAAHPRQDFEWTAKDVSSAYDLQQQLYDMVRAFTEADAGRSEREPRDDYLDREIDRTIAATTEEFDAFRFHRAISEIRSLAGVLGQYVEAGPVHEAVYRRGLKTLTALIAPITPYLAEELWNLLRCDGLAVEAEWPEPADNVSDYRIERALIDTTRADVRDICEVAGIDDPGEITLVVAPEWKYRAYETVRRADPEGAVVSQAFEDDLVADNRDVAGPYLADLQDRRRSLEPVLSPDAEQAILERAAWLLRAEFDAPVSVQTADATTDEDLLERAQPGKPAIHIG; encoded by the coding sequence ATGGCTCATCGAGATCGGTACTCGTCCCAAGCCGTCCAGGATATCTGGCAGTTCGAGTGGGATCGCAAAGATGTCTACACATGTCCGGCTGACACCGAAGATCCGACCTACGTGCTGGGCATGTTCCCGTACACGTCCGGCAACCTCCACATGGGCCACGTGCGCAACTACGCAATCACTGACGCGTACGCCCGATATCGGCGGATGTGCGGCGACGAGGTGCTCCAGCCGATGGGGTGGGACGCCTTCGGGTTGCCAGCGGAAAACGCCGCGGAGCGCCAGCTGTCAGACCCCCAGTCCTGGACGGACACGTGCATCGAGGACATGCGCGAAGAGATGGAAGCGATGGGCTTTGGCTACGACTGGAACCGGGAGTTCACGACTAGCGACCCCGAATACTACCAGTGGAACCAGTGGTTCTTCGAGCGCTTCTACGAGGAAGGGCTCGTCGAGTACGAGGCCGCCGCTGTCAACTGGTGTCCCAACTGCGAGACCGTGCTGGCGGACGCCCAGGTCGAGTCAGTGGACGACGACGAGGACGACCACGACAGGGACGGCGTCGGTGGGCCGATTTCGAGCCAGGGGGTCTGCTGGCGATGTGAGACGCCGGTCGAGACCCGCGAACTCGATCAGTGGTTCTTTTCGATCACCGACTACGCCGAGGAACTGCTGGATGGCCTCGACGATCTGGAGGGGTGGCCCGAGAGCGTTCGGGAGATCCAGCGCAACTGGATCGGCAAGCAGGAGGGAGCGAGCGTCACCTTCGATGTGCCCGAGGACGGCGATATCGAGGCGTTCACGACACGGCTGGATACACTCTACGGCGCGACGTTCCTCGCGATATCGCCGGGTCACGATCTCGCCCGGGACCTGGCTACGGATATCGATAGGGTCGACGCCTACCTCGACGGGACGCGGGGGCGATCAGATGCTGAGCGACGGTCGACGGCCAGTGGGGTCGACACCGGCGTCCGTGCGATCCATCCACTGACTGGCGAGGAGCTCCCGGTCTACGTCGCCGAATACGTCCTTGACAACGTGGGGACCGGCGCCGTCATGGGCGTCCCCGCGCACAACGAGCGCGATCACGCCTTCGCGAGCGAACACGATCTCGCGATCACGCCGGTCGTGCGTCCATCGAACTCGGCGGAACATGACTTCAGCGCAACTGCCTACACCGGCGAAGGCACGCTCGAAAACAGCGGGGAGTACGGTGGACTCGATACCGAACGGGCCCGCGAGCAGTTGCTCGCCGATCTCGAGTGTGCCGAGTCGTCGGTCACCTACCGGCTTCGCGACTGGCTCATCTCCCGGCAACGGTACTGGGGGACGCCGATCCCGGTCGTCCACTGTGAGGAGTGCGGTCCCGTCCTGGTCCCGGAAGAGGAGTTGCCCGTGGAGCTGCCCGAATACGAGCCGACAGCCGGGAACCCACTCGCCGAGAACGAGGCGTTCGTCGAGACCACGTGTCCGGAGTGTGGCGCGGCCGCCCGCCGGGAGACGGACACGATGGACACCTTCGTCGACTCGTCGTGGTACTACCTGCGATTCCTCACGGCGGATCACGGGGACGCGCCCTTCGATACGGCACAGGCCGATGAGTGGCTCCCCGTCGACGTCTACGTCGGCGGCGAGGAACACGCCGTCCTCCACCTGCTGTACATTCGGTTTTTCGCCCACGTCCTGGCCGATCTCGGGCTCCTCGACGAGCCGGAGCCCGTCCAGCGGCTCGTCAACCAGGGGACGGTGCTGCACGGCGGCGAGAAGATGTCGACGGCGAAGGGAAACGTCATTACGCCCCACGAGTACGGCCCGGAGACGACGCGACTGTTCGTCCTCGGGGCGGCCCACCCCCGACAGGACTTCGAGTGGACCGCCAAGGACGTGAGTTCAGCCTACGACCTTCAACAGCAACTCTATGACATGGTCCGGGCGTTTACCGAGGCCGATGCCGGACGGAGCGAGCGCGAGCCCAGAGACGACTACCTCGATCGCGAGATCGACCGGACGATCGCCGCGACGACCGAGGAGTTCGACGCCTTCCGCTTCCATCGAGCGATCTCGGAGATTCGATCGCTTGCGGGCGTCCTCGGGCAGTACGTCGAAGCGGGACCGGTTCACGAGGCCGTCTACCGTCGCGGGCTCAAGACGCTCACGGCACTGATCGCGCCGATCACGCCGTACCTGGCCGAGGAACTCTGGAACCTGCTGCGGTGTGATGGGTTGGCCGTCGAGGCCGAGTGGCCGGAGCCGGCCGACAACGTGAGTGACTACCGGATCGAGCGGGCATTGATCGACACGACACGAGCGGACGTTCGGGACATCTGTGAGGTCGCCGGTATCGATGACCCCGGAGAAATCACGCTCGTCGTCGCTCCCGAGTGGAAGTACCGTGCCTACGAGACCGTTCGACGGGCCGACCCTGAAGGAGCCGTCGTCAGCCAGGCCTTCGAAGACGATCTCGTGGCCGACAATCGGGACGTGGCCGGTCCGTACCTCGCCGACCTCCAGGACCGCCGCCGATCGCTGGAACCCGTCCTCTCGCCCGACGCGGAGCAAGCCATCCTCGAACGGGCGGCGTGGCTGCTCCGTGCGGAGTTCGACGCACCAGTCAGCGTCCAGACGGCCGACGCGACGACAGACGAGGACTTACTCGAGCGTGCACAACCGGGCAAGCCCGCGATCCACATCGGGTGA
- a CDS encoding MBL fold metallo-hydrolase has protein sequence MQLTFLGTGSAMPTGNRHQTGLLLEAEGNRLLIDCGSGVLDALAATERGYIDLDAVLLTHHHLDHVADLLPLVKARWLAGASDLCIAGPPGTRDLLDELLDVHTYLRKHVDPDATDIEPGATTLAGFDVVARAVQHSMAGFGYRVSPAGADAPTVVVSGDTRAFPAFLSTADGAEVLVHDCSFPDDVETDTHATPGSLGEALAAAEASIGTVYLTHLYPHTDGRHEDMIASVHEHYAGAVAVASDGLCVEV, from the coding sequence ATGCAACTGACGTTTCTGGGTACCGGCAGCGCCATGCCGACCGGCAATCGGCATCAGACCGGGTTGCTACTGGAAGCCGAGGGCAACCGACTGTTGATCGACTGTGGCAGCGGCGTCCTCGACGCCCTCGCGGCGACCGAACGAGGGTACATTGACCTCGACGCCGTCCTCCTCACCCATCACCATCTCGATCACGTCGCCGACTTGCTCCCGCTGGTGAAGGCTCGCTGGCTGGCCGGGGCGTCCGATCTCTGCATCGCCGGGCCGCCCGGGACTCGCGACCTGCTCGACGAACTGCTCGACGTTCACACGTATCTTCGGAAACATGTCGATCCGGATGCCACCGATATCGAACCCGGAGCAACGACGCTCGCTGGCTTCGACGTGGTTGCTCGGGCGGTACAGCATTCGATGGCCGGCTTTGGCTACCGGGTTTCGCCGGCGGGTGCGGACGCCCCCACGGTCGTCGTCAGCGGCGATACCCGGGCGTTCCCGGCGTTCCTCTCGACGGCCGACGGAGCCGAGGTGCTGGTCCACGACTGTTCGTTCCCCGACGACGTCGAGACCGACACCCATGCGACGCCGGGATCACTCGGCGAGGCGCTGGCGGCGGCCGAAGCGTCCATCGGGACCGTCTATCTCACACACCTGTATCCCCACACTGATGGCCGACACGAGGACATGATCGCGTCGGTTCACGAGCACTACGCCGGTGCTGTGGCAGTCGCGAGCGACGGGCTGTGCGTCGAGGTGTAG
- a CDS encoding PPOX class F420-dependent oxidoreductase, whose protein sequence is MASIPAAFHDLFEKQTFAHLTTMTADGEPHTTPVWIDYDADDDLILVNTERGRRKERNVARDPTVSVSMVDPDNPYRFLSVTGVVESTTTEGARDHIDALAQRYLGEDEYPTPVETERVILRIRAKEVITGDVE, encoded by the coding sequence ATGGCGAGTATTCCCGCAGCATTTCACGATCTCTTCGAGAAACAGACGTTCGCCCACCTGACGACGATGACGGCGGACGGAGAGCCACACACGACACCCGTCTGGATCGACTACGACGCCGACGATGACCTGATTCTGGTCAACACCGAGCGCGGCCGACGCAAGGAACGGAACGTGGCCCGCGACCCAACAGTCTCGGTGAGCATGGTCGACCCGGACAACCCCTACCGTTTTCTATCGGTGACTGGAGTGGTCGAATCGACGACGACCGAGGGAGCACGCGACCACATCGACGCCCTCGCACAGCGCTATCTGGGCGAGGACGAGTATCCCACGCCGGTCGAGACCGAGCGAGTCATCCTCCGAATTCGGGCCAAAGAGGTCATTACGGGCGACGTGGAGTGA
- a CDS encoding sensor histidine kinase yields the protein MSFENQPDFASQVADLNRYGQALNSCESVDEVVSLTLEAVSLLFDFPYASFVVVGNGHPEVADSTNPHFEPGDEVTDVVTQAIESGETVRRTGAEAGVVEDSDVTATLAVPASIVDEVMVVLVTRATSIDEIGAEHAEPLEILASHAATAISNIRSREQLERARQDLETRKEMVELYDRLLRHDLGNDLQVISGFTDFVADSVDGDTLDYVERIKHAADDAADLIERVGDIVSTLEEADEPEPKPLRRELDETVTTVDTQFDELTVEFDPADFEYQVYGGDLLDSVFTNILSNAAIHNDDPVTVSIYLEQPNAETIVVGFADDGSGVPEAVRDEIFEMGRKGPESEGTGLGLGFVRALTESYGGTVEVRESEAGGADFRVVLERA from the coding sequence ATGTCTTTCGAAAATCAACCGGACTTCGCCAGCCAGGTTGCTGACCTGAACCGATACGGGCAGGCACTCAACAGCTGTGAGAGCGTCGACGAAGTCGTCTCGCTCACGCTCGAAGCGGTGTCACTGCTGTTTGACTTTCCATACGCCTCGTTCGTCGTGGTCGGTAACGGCCATCCGGAGGTGGCTGACAGCACGAACCCCCACTTCGAACCAGGTGACGAAGTGACTGATGTGGTAACCCAGGCCATCGAATCCGGCGAGACGGTTCGTCGCACGGGTGCGGAGGCCGGTGTTGTCGAGGATTCGGACGTAACTGCTACGCTTGCCGTGCCGGCCAGTATCGTTGACGAGGTCATGGTGGTTTTAGTGACGCGTGCGACGTCGATCGACGAGATCGGCGCAGAGCACGCCGAACCGCTCGAGATCCTCGCCTCGCACGCCGCGACGGCGATCAGTAACATCCGGTCGCGGGAGCAACTCGAACGCGCACGCCAGGACCTCGAGACGCGCAAGGAGATGGTCGAGCTGTACGACCGCCTCCTCAGACACGATCTCGGCAACGATCTGCAGGTGATCTCCGGGTTCACTGACTTCGTTGCGGACAGCGTCGACGGTGACACACTTGATTACGTCGAACGCATCAAGCACGCTGCCGACGACGCGGCCGACCTCATCGAGCGAGTGGGCGACATCGTCTCGACGCTGGAAGAGGCAGACGAACCCGAACCGAAACCGCTCCGGCGGGAACTCGATGAAACGGTCACGACCGTCGACACACAGTTCGACGAGTTGACCGTCGAGTTCGATCCGGCGGACTTCGAGTACCAGGTGTACGGTGGCGACCTGCTCGATTCAGTGTTCACAAACATCCTCTCGAACGCCGCGATCCACAACGACGACCCGGTGACGGTTTCGATCTACCTCGAACAGCCGAACGCCGAGACCATCGTCGTCGGCTTCGCTGACGACGGGTCGGGCGTTCCCGAGGCAGTCCGTGACGAGATCTTCGAGATGGGGCGAAAGGGACCGGAAAGTGAGGGGACCGGTCTCGGACTGGGATTCGTTCGCGCGCTAACTGAATCGTACGGCGGCACGGTCGAAGTCAGGGAGAGCGAAGCAGGCGGAGCCGACTTCCGGGTCGTGCTCGAACGCGCCTGA